The window CATGGGCGTCACTTTGGAGCGGGGCGTCGAGTCCTCGCCCGAATTGGTGGAGGCCCAATTGGAAGAGATGGATGCGGTTTTCGTGGACAGCGATGCCGTGGCCGCTTCGGTCCTCAATTTCGGCGAGCCGGACGAAGTGACCCTCGGCACCAATCGGCTGGGGCTTTTCGCCAGCCGTTCCGGGGAAAAATCGCCTGTCTTCCAGGCTGCGGCCGGACGCCGCGCCGCCAATTCCATCATGCGTTTCTGCCAGGGCGTGTCCATGGTCAAGAGCCGCGAGCTGGAAGGGCCTTACGATACGCGTCTGTATACCAACCTGACCGGGGTGGATGCCGTGGCCCCTGTGCCCGTCGGCGGCGGGTATGACGAGTCCCGCGCCGTGGAGGAGGCGGCCCGCTGCCTGAAGTGCGAATGCATGGAATGCGTCAAGGGGTGCGTCTATCTGAAGCATTACAAGCAGTACCCCAAGGTCTACGTCAGACAGGTCTACAACAACGAGGCCATTGTCCGGGGAACGCGCCAGGCCAACAGGATGATAAACTCCTGTATGCTCTGCGGGCTGTGCGAAACGGTCTGTCCCGAGGATTTCGCCATGGGCGAGGTTTGCCTGGAGGCGCGGCGCAACATGATCGGCAAGGGCACCATGCCTCCTTCGGCCCATGAGTTTGCCCTGCGCGACATGGCCTTCGCCGACGGCGGCAAATGCGCCCTGGCCCGACATGCACCGGGCGCGGATTCGAGCGAATATGTCTTTTTCCCCGGCTGTCAGTTGACCGCCACCGATCCCGGCGGGGCGGAGCGGGCTTATGCCGATCTCCGCAACCGGCTGGGAAGGGTGGGGCTCATTCTTCGCTGTTGCGGAGCTCCCGCCCGCTGGTCGGGCCGCGAATCCCTGTTCGGGGAATCTCTTGCCGAGCTCAAGGCGGCTTGGGAGGGGCTCGGTTTCCCACGCATCATTGCGGCCTGTCCCTCCTGTATCAAAACGCTGCGCGAGGCCATGCCCGAGGCGGAGATCGTTTCCCATTGGTCCGTTCTGAGCGCTCTCGGCCTGCCGGAGAACGCCCGTCGGGATGGAGGAACCCTGGCCGTGAACGATCCGTGCGCGGCCCGAGAGGACGGGGCGATGCGCAGTGACGTGCGCGGCCTGCTGGACTCCCTGGGGGTCTCCGTGGTCGAGCCGTATTACACGGGCGAATTGACCCAGTGCTGCGGCTACGGCGGTTTGCTCAACGCGGTGGACCCCGCCCTTGGCGCGACCGCGGCGAAAGCGCGTGCCGATGCCGTGAACGAGGATTACGTCACCTATTGCGCCATGTGCCGCGAAATGATCGCCCGGACAGGCAAGCGGGCCATGCATCTTTACGACCTGCTGTATCCCGGCGGTGCGGAGCCTTGTGCGCGGCCCACGCTGGGGCATTCCGAGCGGCGTGAAAACCGTGTCCGCCTGCGCGAGAAGCTGCTTCGGGAGCTGTGGAGCGAAGCGGACGGCGTTACGGCCGAGGATTTCGAAAAGGTCCGCGTGTCGTGCACCGAAGAGGGCGCTGCGGCCATGGAGTCGAGGCGCATCCTGAAAAGCGACGTGCAGAAGGTCCTGCTTCAGGCGGAGCGGTCCGGCAAACATCTGGTTCACGGCGGGACCGGCCGCTTCCTGGCCTCGTTCCGACCGGCCGTGGTGACGTATTGGGTTGAATACGAATCCGATGGCGACGGGTATCTGGTGCACAACGCCTGGTGTCACCGAATGCATATCGAGGGAGCGCAGCCATGAGCGTGATAAAGGTGCCTGGAGCCGGGGCCGACGGCTGGAAATGCGGCCATTGCGACAGGGAAATGGTCATGAAGCCGGTTGAGCTGACGTACCTTAACTCCTTGTTCAACGTGGAGTTGCCCGTATGTCCCGAGTGCGGCTATGTGCTCATACCGGAGGCGCTGGCGCTGGGGAAGATGCATCAGGTGGAGCAATTGCTGGAGGATAAGTAGCCGTGTCCCTTGCGCCGCGCCCGCTTTGGGAACGCGAGGAATTGCGCGCCGTGGCCGGTGAGACCCTTCGGCCCGGCGGCTTTGAACTGACCGATCGGGCTGTGGAACGCATCGGCGCGGTCCCGGGATGGCGGGTTCTGGACGTCGGGGCGGGGCTCGGGGCCACCGTGTCCCGGCTGCGTTCGCGATACGGCGTCAAGGCGTGGGGCGTGGAGCCGTCGTCGGCCCAACTGGGCCAGGCCCGCGCCGTGCCGGGGCTTGTCCGGGCGAGTGGCGACCGGCTGCCCTTTGCGCGGGAGCGGTTCGACGCCCTGTTCTGCGAGTGCGTCTTTTCCCTGTTTGACGACAGGCCTGCCGGTCTGGCTGAGTTCCACAGGGTTCTCAAGCCTGGCGGGTTCCTGGTTCTGTCCGACCTCTGCTCGTCCCGTCCCGCATCGGAAGGCGGGGCGTCCTGCGCGGACCGTGCCGAGCCTTTGGCGGAAACCGTCCGGCTTGTTCGCGCCCGCGGTTTCGCCGTGGAGTTGCTTGAGGACCACTCCGACCGGCTGCGGGACCTGGCCGCCCGTCTTGCCTGGATTGACGGAGGCGGCTCCTGCGGCTGCGGACGGGACTTGGGCTATTATCTTATGATCGCGAAAAAACAAGGAGTGTAACGATGCTTGACGACGCAGGACTCCGGGTCATGGAATTGGCGGGAAAGGGGTATTGTTGCAGCCAGATGCTGGTCGTCATGGCTTTGGACGAGATGGACCGAGAGGACCCGGACCTGGTTCGGGCCGCAGGCGGGCTGTGCAACGGGTTGGGGGACTGCTCCGGGCCATGCGGCGTGCTCACCGGCGCGGTTCTCGCGCTCGGCCTGTATGCGGGCAAGGGGACGGACATGGAAGAGCCGGTCGACGTGCTGCCGGTGATGCTTGAAACCCTGCGCGACTGGTTTATCGAGCGGACGCGCGAATACGGCGGAATCACCTGCGGGGCGATTCTTGAGGGCGGCTGCGGCAGCCCTCATCCGACTCGCTGCGGCGGTTTGGTGGCCGAGGCCAACGCAAAAGTGCGCGAGATTCTTGTCGAGAACGGGCTGGACCCGGCCGAGGGGCGCGAGCTGTAGTGAGCCGAAGCCCGAGAAGCGTTTGCCCGGTTTGCCTGCGGCCCATCCCGGCCGTGCATGAGACCGTCGGCGACGAGACGTTCCTGGTCAAGTCCTGCCCCGAACACGGGGAGTTCCGCGTGGTGGTCTGGCGCGGCGAGCCTTCCTTTTCCGGGTGGGCGCGGCCCAAGGTCCCGTCGAGCCCCCGGACGCCCTTTACCTCCGTGGAGCGAGGCTGTCCGTTGGACTGCGGGCTGTGTGACGCTCATCGTCAGCATACCTGCACCGCGCTTTTGGAAGTCACCTGGCGGTGCGATCTGGGCTGCCCGGTCTGTTTCGCTTCATCCGGCAGGCAGGCCCCGTCCGATCCGTCCCTGGCCGAGCTTGGCCGCCTGTTTGATCGGGTCGAGTTGGCCTCGGGGCATTGCAATATCCAGCTTTCCGGCGGCGAGCCGACTGTGCGCGAGGACTTGACCGACATTATCCGGTTGGGCAAGGAGAAGGGGTTTCCGTTCATCCAACTGAATACCAACGGTCTCAGGCTCGCGCACGAACCGGGCTTTGCCGACCGCCTCGCCGAGGCCGGGCTGGATTCGGTTTTTCTGCAATTCGACGGCACGCGGGATGACATTTACGAGACCCTGCGGGGCCGCTCCTTGTTCAACACCAAGCTCAAGGCCCTGGACGCGCTGGCCGCTGCGGGGGTGGGCGTTATCCTGGTGCCCACGTTGGTGCCGGGAGTCAACGATGACGACTTGGGCGACATTTTGCGTCTGGCCGTGGAGCGTTCCCCGGCCGTGCGCGGGGTGCATTTCCAGCCGGTCAGCTATTTCGGCCGCTACCCCAAGCGGCCGGACGATGCGGAGCGCATCACACTGCCGGAGATCATGCGCGGCCTCGAAATACAGACCGGCGGGATGCTCAAGGCGGCTGACTTCAGCCCGCCCGGTTGCGAACATGCCT is drawn from Desulfovibrio sp. Fe33 and contains these coding sequences:
- the trsM gene encoding DVU_1556 family methyltransferase, yielding MSLAPRPLWEREELRAVAGETLRPGGFELTDRAVERIGAVPGWRVLDVGAGLGATVSRLRSRYGVKAWGVEPSSAQLGQARAVPGLVRASGDRLPFARERFDALFCECVFSLFDDRPAGLAEFHRVLKPGGFLVLSDLCSSRPASEGGASCADRAEPLAETVRLVRARGFAVELLEDHSDRLRDLAARLAWIDGGGSCGCGRDLGYYLMIAKKQGV
- a CDS encoding DVU_1555 family C-GCAxxG-C-C protein — translated: MLDDAGLRVMELAGKGYCCSQMLVVMALDEMDREDPDLVRAAGGLCNGLGDCSGPCGVLTGAVLALGLYAGKGTDMEEPVDVLPVMLETLRDWFIERTREYGGITCGAILEGGCGSPHPTRCGGLVAEANAKVREILVENGLDPAEGREL
- the trsS gene encoding radical SAM (seleno)protein TrsS, with product MSRSPRSVCPVCLRPIPAVHETVGDETFLVKSCPEHGEFRVVVWRGEPSFSGWARPKVPSSPRTPFTSVERGCPLDCGLCDAHRQHTCTALLEVTWRCDLGCPVCFASSGRQAPSDPSLAELGRLFDRVELASGHCNIQLSGGEPTVREDLTDIIRLGKEKGFPFIQLNTNGLRLAHEPGFADRLAEAGLDSVFLQFDGTRDDIYETLRGRSLFNTKLKALDALAAAGVGVILVPTLVPGVNDDDLGDILRLAVERSPAVRGVHFQPVSYFGRYPKRPDDAERITLPEIMRGLEIQTGGMLKAADFSPPGCEHAFCSFHANYVVTEEGGLTRLSSGGSCGCTPRPASEGADAAKAFVKRQWAAPDKRLPMAFDGAQAGTTSGDGEPADALDAFIRRAATHTLAVSAMAFQDCWTLDLERLKGCCIHEVSPDGRLIPFCAYNLTSMDGETLYRGKCHG
- a CDS encoding DVU_1557 family redox protein; this encodes MSVIKVPGAGADGWKCGHCDREMVMKPVELTYLNSLFNVELPVCPECGYVLIPEALALGKMHQVEQLLEDK
- a CDS encoding pyridine nucleotide-disulfide oxidoreductase/dicluster-binding protein translates to MEQAELRQWEHRCIQEESPQCAAACPLHVDARECCSLLAARRIDKAWAVLAKTMPLPGVLARICDGPCKTACLRKDVGGAIEMESLERFLATSAKPSKPPRPLPRNGKSVAVIGGGMTGLCAAWEIARKGFAVTVYCVAPDVGAALPEGALEGELEAMDRMGVTLERGVESSPELVEAQLEEMDAVFVDSDAVAASVLNFGEPDEVTLGTNRLGLFASRSGEKSPVFQAAAGRRAANSIMRFCQGVSMVKSRELEGPYDTRLYTNLTGVDAVAPVPVGGGYDESRAVEEAARCLKCECMECVKGCVYLKHYKQYPKVYVRQVYNNEAIVRGTRQANRMINSCMLCGLCETVCPEDFAMGEVCLEARRNMIGKGTMPPSAHEFALRDMAFADGGKCALARHAPGADSSEYVFFPGCQLTATDPGGAERAYADLRNRLGRVGLILRCCGAPARWSGRESLFGESLAELKAAWEGLGFPRIIAACPSCIKTLREAMPEAEIVSHWSVLSALGLPENARRDGGTLAVNDPCAAREDGAMRSDVRGLLDSLGVSVVEPYYTGELTQCCGYGGLLNAVDPALGATAAKARADAVNEDYVTYCAMCREMIARTGKRAMHLYDLLYPGGAEPCARPTLGHSERRENRVRLREKLLRELWSEADGVTAEDFEKVRVSCTEEGAAAMESRRILKSDVQKVLLQAERSGKHLVHGGTGRFLASFRPAVVTYWVEYESDGDGYLVHNAWCHRMHIEGAQP